In one Gossypium hirsutum isolate 1008001.06 chromosome D09, Gossypium_hirsutum_v2.1, whole genome shotgun sequence genomic region, the following are encoded:
- the LOC107891878 gene encoding uncharacterized protein produces MGTEILRPQDCLIEQIRVSSTACSRRRYGNGSFNPTYNYNNSNSNNSNGNVRFTRKPVQRKRVGSEQRVSKRSGSVDDLKTVANNFKMEKVTILRRGESLDSKIKSNNGGGKEDGLVATGTDRLGPDPEMVSKQIRFVDIKSPVTGKSDVYAGSAFAVSPEPSSLPLPSFSKKKHVPIDDSATRDLRRILRLDI; encoded by the coding sequence ATGGGGACTGAAATTTTACGGCCTCAGGATTGTTTGATTGAACAGATCCGTGTTTCTTCGACGGCTTGTTCTCGTCGGAGATATGGAAATGGTAGCTTTAATCCTAcctataattataataatagtaatagcaatAACAGCAACGGAAACGTTAGATTTACCAGGAAACCGGTCCAGAGGAAGCGAGTCGGGTCGGAGCAGCGGGTTTCGAAGAGATCTGGCTCCGTCGATGACTTGAAGACGGTGGCGAACAATTTCAAGATGGAGAAGGTTACGATTTTGAGGCGCGGAGAGTCGTTGGATTCGAAGATCAAGAGCAACAACGGCGGTGGAAAGGAAGACGGGTTGGTCGCCACGGGGACGGATCGGTTAGGTCCAGATCCAGAAATGGTTTCGAAACAGATCAGATTTGTGGATATCAAGTCTCCGGTGACCGGAAAATCCGACGTGTACGCTGGATCGGCTTTCGCTGTCTCTCCGGAACCGAGTTCTCTTCCTTTGCCTTCTTTCTCGAAGAAGAAGCATGTTCCGATCGATGATTCGGCCACTAGGGATCTCAGGCGTATACTCCGACTTGACATCTGA